In Acanthopagrus latus isolate v.2019 chromosome 16, fAcaLat1.1, whole genome shotgun sequence, one DNA window encodes the following:
- the plk4 gene encoding serine/threonine-protein kinase PLK4 isoform X1: MSQAGGTMFDRVIHYIIQNLSVDTQANRFEENCLSYAQEHRIEDFKVLTLLGKGSFACVYRAKSVKTGLEVAIKTIDKKAMHKAGMVQRVTNEVEIQCRLKHPSILELYNYFEDSNYVYLVLEMCHNGEMSRYLKERKMQFSEDEARHFMHQIVKGMLYLHTHGILHRDLTLSNLLLTSNMNIKIADFGLATQLKLPNEKHFTMCGTPNYISPEVATRSAHGLESDVWSLGCMFYAFLMGRPPFDTDTVKHTLSKVVLGEYEMPGHVSLEAQDLIHQLLQRDPNQRPSLSAVLDHPFMTQNLLVRTKELGQGDEGSIDSGIATISTACTSSTSASSSSRLQRRTRHMIGSALPNRMAPIPNLPHQPSNGCFEDDDQWQQRLVDRFHREGRNRGLHGGENGMPHSRYLRRAHSSDRSSSSSGQVLSHAELGRCHSEESLTGFGRPVFPMSSTQHPFPERGRLPSPPVRQSANSGYSLSEQTAHPPSLQFQDLEGVTNWLNNDASGHRPADGSAHSSSGSFHSSRGPLGIHNSWTDKPMGRGVNQHHNHPSNSDSYRENIPAAEFQPPQGRELKLPAAKPSVDKEKKTLRDIIPPLCAYRLKPIRQKTKNAVVSILDTGEVCMELLKSQNGQERVKEVLRISCDGSMVTIYQPNGGKGFPVLDCPPAPPEDILICSYEDLPEKYWKKYQYASKFVQLVKSKTPKVTLYTKYAKVMLMENSPTADLEVCFYDGAKTHKTSELVRVVEKSGKSYTVKGEVGLSGLSPESRLYVELSDEGHSMCLSLEAAITAEEQRSTKNVPFFPITIGRRPVIPDSLSSSPLPSHPAPPDAGSPPQPPQITPSMISYDGSDFTTASLNKKSSPVRQDLVQNTGKVVKSIFVPNVGWASQLTSGEVWVQFNDGSQLVVQAGVSCITYTSPEGRITRYKENEKLPEHVKEKLHCLSTILGLLANPTAHHLQPH; this comes from the exons ATGTCGCAGGCGGGAGGGACGATGTTTGATCGAGTTATTCACTATATCATCCAAAATCTCTCTGTTGACACCCAAGCAAACAGATTCGAGGAGAATTGTTTGTCTTATGCGCAGGAGCACAGGATCGAG GATTTTAAGGTCCTCACCCTCCTCGGGAAAGGCTCCTTTGCATGCGTTTACCGGGCAAAATCGGTGAAGACTGGTCTGGAGGTTGCCATCAAAACA ATCGACAAAAAAGCGATGCACAAAGCTGGTATGGTCCAGCGTGTGACGAATGAGGTGGAGATCCAGTGTCGACTGAAACATCCTTCAATACTCGAG CTGTACAACTACTTTGAGGACAGCAACTATGTGTACTTGGTGTTGGAGATGTGCCATAACGGAGAGATGAGTCGGTACCTTAAAGAGCGGAAGATGCAATTCTCTGAGGATGAAG cgAGACATTTCATGCACCAAATAGTGAAAGGAATGctgtatttacacacacatggCATCTTGCATCGAGATCTGACCTTGTCAAACCTTCTGCTGACCAGTAACATGAACATTAAGATAGCAGACTTTGGCCTGGCCACCCAGCTCAAACTCCCCAATGAAAAGCACTTCACCATGTGCGGGACACCCAACTACATCTCCCCAGAGGTGGCCACTCGCAGCGCTCATGGTCTCGAATCAGATGTCTGGTCGCTGGGTTGCATGTTCTATGCCTTCCTGATGGGCCGCCCTCCAtttgacacagacacagtcaaGCACACCCTGTCCAAAGTGGTTCTCGGGGAATATGAGATGCCTGGTCATGTTTCTCTAGAAGCTCAGGACCTGatccatcagctgctgcagagggaccCCAACCAGCGGCCCAGCCTCTCTGCCGTGCTGGACCACCCGTTCATGACCCAGAACCTGCTGGTCAGGACCAAGGAGCTGGGGCAAGGGGATGAAGGGTCCATAGACAGCGGCATTGCCACCATCTCCACAGCTTGCACCTCCTCCActtcagccagcagcagcagccgcctcCAGAGGAGAACCAGGCACATGATTGGCTCCGCCCTGCCTAATCGAATGGCGCCCATTCCAAATCTTCCACACCAGCCCAGCAACGGCTGTTTTGAAGATGACGACCAGTGGCAGCAGCGTCTGGTGGATAGATTTCACAGAGAAGGCAGGAACAGGGGGCTTCATGGTGGAGAGAACGGGATGCCTCATTCCCGCTACCTGAGGAGGGCTCACTCTTCGGACCGCTCCAGCTCTTCCTCAGGCCAGGTGTTGAGTCATGCTGAGCTGGGGAGATGCCACTCAGAGGAGTCTCTCACTGGGTTTGGAAGACCAGTTTTCCCCATGTCCTCCACTCAGCACCCATTTCCAGAGCGGGGAAGGCTCCCGTCTCCCCCTGTCAGACAGTCAGCAAA TTCTGGTTATTCATTGTCCGAACAGACTGCACATCCACCAAGCTTGCAATTTCAAGACCTAGAGGGAGTTACAAATTGGCTCAATAATGAtg cCTCTGGGCACAGGCCTGCAGATGGCAGCgctcacagcagcagcggcagcttccacagcagcagaggacctTTAGGTATTCACAATTCGTGGACCGACAAGCCAATGGGCCGGGGTGTGAACCAGCACCACAACCATCCCTCCAACTCTGACTCGTACAGGGAAAATATACCCGCCGCAGAGTTCCAACCGCCTCAGGGCAGAGAGTTGAAGCTCCCTGCAGCCAAACCCAGCGTggataaagagaagaaaacgCTCAGAGACATCATCCCGCCGCTGTGCGCGTACAGACTGAAGCCTATTAGACAGAAGACCAAAAATGCAGTT gtGAGCATCCTGGACACAGGTGAAGTGTGTATGGAGTTGTTAAAGTCTCAAAACGGTCAAGAGAGGGTCAAAGAAGTCCTTCGGATTTCCTGTGATGGTTCAATG GTGACAATATACCAGCCTAATGGTGGAAAGGGATTTCCTGTCCTGgactgtcctcctgctcctccagaaGATATTCTGATTTGTAGCTACGAGGATCTTCCAG AAAAATACTGGAAGAAGTATCAATACGCCTCCAAGTTTGTGCAGCTTGTGAAATCCAAAACTCCTAAAGTGACCCTTTACACCAAATATGCGAAGGTGATGCTGATGGAGAACTCTCCGACGGCAGACCTGGAGGTTTGCTTTTATGATG GTGCAAAGACCCACAAGACATCAGAGCTGGTGAGGGTGGTGGAGAAGAGTGGGAAGTCGTACACAGTGAAGGGAGAGGTGGGGCTGAGTGGCCTGAGCCCAGAGAGCCGGCTGTACGTGGAGCTTTCAGACGAGGGACACAGCATGTGTCTGTCCCTGGAGGCAGCCATCACAGCAGAAGAGCAGCGCAGCACCAAGAACGTCCCTTTCTTCCCCATTACAATTGGCAG GAGACCTGTCATCCCAGACTCCCTGAGCTCGTCGCCTCTGCCCTCCCACCCGGCGCCTCCTGATGCAGGATCACCTCCTCAACCTCCTCAAATCACTCCTTCA ATGATCTCCTATGACGGGTCGGATTTCACCACAGCCAGCCTGAATAAGAAAAGCTCCCCAGTGCGGCAGGATCTGGTACAAAACACAGGAAAGGTGGTGAAGTCGATATTTGTGCCCAATGTTGGATGGGCATCCCAG CTGACAAGTGGAGAGGTGTGGGTGCAGTTCAATGACGGGTCTCAGCTGGTGGTCCAGGCCGGAGTTTCCTGCATCACCTACACGTCTCCTGAGGGGAGGATCACCAG GTATAAGGAGAATGAGAAGTTGCCAGAGCATGTCAAGGAGAAGCTGCACTGTCTGTCCACCATCCTGGGACTGTTGGCCAACCCAACGGCACATCACCTACAACCCCATTGA
- the LOC119004415 gene encoding tubulin beta-1 chain-like, translating to MREIVHIQVGQCGNQIGAKFWEVISDEHGIDPTGTYHGDSDLQLDRINVYYNEASGGKYVPRGVLVDLEPGTMDSVRSGPFGQVFRPDNFVFGQSGAGNNWAKGHYTEGAELVDSVLDVVRKEAESCDCLQGFQLTHSLGGGTGSGMGTLLISKIREEYPDRIMNTFSVVPSPKVSDTVVEPYNATLSVHQLVENTDETFCIDNEALYDICFRTLKLTTPSYGDLNHLVSATMSGVTTCLRFPGQLNADLRKLAVNMVPFPRLHFFMPGFAPLTSRGSQQYRSLTVPELTQQMFDAKNMMAACDPRHGRYLTVAAIFRGRMSMKEVDEQMLNVQNKNSSYFVEWIPNNVKTAVCDIPPRGLKMAATFIGNSTAIQELFKRISEQFTAMFRRKAFLHWYTGEGMDEMEFTEAESNMNDLVSEYQQYQDATAEEDGEFGEEGEEELA from the exons ATGAGGGAAATTGTGCATATTCAAGTCGGGCAATGCGGAAATCAGATTGGTGCCAAG ttttgggAGGTGATCAGTGATGAGCACGGCATTGATCCAACTGGCACATACCATGGTGACAGTGACCTGCAGCTGGACAGGATCAATGTCTACTACAATGAAGCCTCAG GTGGTAAATATGTCCCCCGTGGAGTGCTGGTTGATCTGGAGCCAGGCACCATGGATTCTGTGAGGTCTGGACCTTTTGGCCAGGTTTTCAGACCGGACAACTTTGTATTTG GCCAGAGTGGTGCGGGCAACAACTGGGCAAAGGGTCACTACACTGAGGGGGCAGAGCTGGTGGACTCTGTCCTGGATGTGGtgaggaaggaggcagagagctGTGACTGCCTGCAGGGTTTCCAGCTCACACACTCTCTGGGTGGTGGTACAGGCTCTGGAATGGGCACCCTGCTCATCAGTAAGATCCGTGAAGAGTATCCCGACCGCATCATGAACACGTTTAGCGTGGTGCCTTCCCCAAAAGTATCTGACACAGTAGTTGAGCCCTACAACGCCACGCTATCTGTCCACCAACttgtagaaaacacagatgagacCTTCTGCATTGACAATGAGGCCCTGTATGACATCTGTTTCCGCACCCTCAAGCTCACAACCCCTTCATACGGTGACCTCAACCACCTTGTGTCTGCTACCATGAGCGGTGTTACTACCTGCCTCAGGTTCCCTGGACAGCTCAACGCTGACCTGCGTAAGCTGGCTGTAAACATGGTGCCATTCCCCCGTCTGCACTTCTTCATGCCAGGTTTTGCCCCACTCACAAGCAGAGGCAGCCAGCAGTACAGATCACTCACTGTGCCAGAGCTCACCCAGCAGATGTTCGATGCAAAGAACATGATGGCCGCCTGTGATCCACGACACGGCCGCTACCTGACAGTGGCTGCAATCTTCCGTGGTCGCATGTCCATGAAGGAGGTGGATGAGCAGATGCTGAACgtgcagaacaaaaacagcagctacTTTGTTGAATGGATCCCCAACAACGTGAAGACCGCTGTCTGCGACATTCCCCCCCGTGGCCTCAAGATGGCTGCCACCTTCATTGGTAACAGCACAGCCATCCAGGAGCTGTTCAAGCGCATCTCTGAGCAATTTACAGCTATGTTCAGGCGCAAAGCTTTCCTCCACTGGTACACCGGTGAGGGCATGGATGAGATGGAGTTCACTGAGGCAGAGAGCAACATGAATGACCTGGTGTCTGAGTACCAGCAGTACCAGGATGCCACTGCTGAGGAGGACGGAGAATTtggggaggagggtgaggaggagctGGCATAA
- the plk4 gene encoding serine/threonine-protein kinase PLK4 isoform X2 — protein MSVSIGDKIEDFKVLTLLGKGSFACVYRAKSVKTGLEVAIKTIDKKAMHKAGMVQRVTNEVEIQCRLKHPSILELYNYFEDSNYVYLVLEMCHNGEMSRYLKERKMQFSEDEARHFMHQIVKGMLYLHTHGILHRDLTLSNLLLTSNMNIKIADFGLATQLKLPNEKHFTMCGTPNYISPEVATRSAHGLESDVWSLGCMFYAFLMGRPPFDTDTVKHTLSKVVLGEYEMPGHVSLEAQDLIHQLLQRDPNQRPSLSAVLDHPFMTQNLLVRTKELGQGDEGSIDSGIATISTACTSSTSASSSSRLQRRTRHMIGSALPNRMAPIPNLPHQPSNGCFEDDDQWQQRLVDRFHREGRNRGLHGGENGMPHSRYLRRAHSSDRSSSSSGQVLSHAELGRCHSEESLTGFGRPVFPMSSTQHPFPERGRLPSPPVRQSANSGYSLSEQTAHPPSLQFQDLEGVTNWLNNDASGHRPADGSAHSSSGSFHSSRGPLGIHNSWTDKPMGRGVNQHHNHPSNSDSYRENIPAAEFQPPQGRELKLPAAKPSVDKEKKTLRDIIPPLCAYRLKPIRQKTKNAVVSILDTGEVCMELLKSQNGQERVKEVLRISCDGSMVTIYQPNGGKGFPVLDCPPAPPEDILICSYEDLPEKYWKKYQYASKFVQLVKSKTPKVTLYTKYAKVMLMENSPTADLEVCFYDGAKTHKTSELVRVVEKSGKSYTVKGEVGLSGLSPESRLYVELSDEGHSMCLSLEAAITAEEQRSTKNVPFFPITIGRRPVIPDSLSSSPLPSHPAPPDAGSPPQPPQITPSMISYDGSDFTTASLNKKSSPVRQDLVQNTGKVVKSIFVPNVGWASQLTSGEVWVQFNDGSQLVVQAGVSCITYTSPEGRITRYKENEKLPEHVKEKLHCLSTILGLLANPTAHHLQPH, from the exons ATGAGTGTTTCGATCGGCGACAAAATCGAG GATTTTAAGGTCCTCACCCTCCTCGGGAAAGGCTCCTTTGCATGCGTTTACCGGGCAAAATCGGTGAAGACTGGTCTGGAGGTTGCCATCAAAACA ATCGACAAAAAAGCGATGCACAAAGCTGGTATGGTCCAGCGTGTGACGAATGAGGTGGAGATCCAGTGTCGACTGAAACATCCTTCAATACTCGAG CTGTACAACTACTTTGAGGACAGCAACTATGTGTACTTGGTGTTGGAGATGTGCCATAACGGAGAGATGAGTCGGTACCTTAAAGAGCGGAAGATGCAATTCTCTGAGGATGAAG cgAGACATTTCATGCACCAAATAGTGAAAGGAATGctgtatttacacacacatggCATCTTGCATCGAGATCTGACCTTGTCAAACCTTCTGCTGACCAGTAACATGAACATTAAGATAGCAGACTTTGGCCTGGCCACCCAGCTCAAACTCCCCAATGAAAAGCACTTCACCATGTGCGGGACACCCAACTACATCTCCCCAGAGGTGGCCACTCGCAGCGCTCATGGTCTCGAATCAGATGTCTGGTCGCTGGGTTGCATGTTCTATGCCTTCCTGATGGGCCGCCCTCCAtttgacacagacacagtcaaGCACACCCTGTCCAAAGTGGTTCTCGGGGAATATGAGATGCCTGGTCATGTTTCTCTAGAAGCTCAGGACCTGatccatcagctgctgcagagggaccCCAACCAGCGGCCCAGCCTCTCTGCCGTGCTGGACCACCCGTTCATGACCCAGAACCTGCTGGTCAGGACCAAGGAGCTGGGGCAAGGGGATGAAGGGTCCATAGACAGCGGCATTGCCACCATCTCCACAGCTTGCACCTCCTCCActtcagccagcagcagcagccgcctcCAGAGGAGAACCAGGCACATGATTGGCTCCGCCCTGCCTAATCGAATGGCGCCCATTCCAAATCTTCCACACCAGCCCAGCAACGGCTGTTTTGAAGATGACGACCAGTGGCAGCAGCGTCTGGTGGATAGATTTCACAGAGAAGGCAGGAACAGGGGGCTTCATGGTGGAGAGAACGGGATGCCTCATTCCCGCTACCTGAGGAGGGCTCACTCTTCGGACCGCTCCAGCTCTTCCTCAGGCCAGGTGTTGAGTCATGCTGAGCTGGGGAGATGCCACTCAGAGGAGTCTCTCACTGGGTTTGGAAGACCAGTTTTCCCCATGTCCTCCACTCAGCACCCATTTCCAGAGCGGGGAAGGCTCCCGTCTCCCCCTGTCAGACAGTCAGCAAA TTCTGGTTATTCATTGTCCGAACAGACTGCACATCCACCAAGCTTGCAATTTCAAGACCTAGAGGGAGTTACAAATTGGCTCAATAATGAtg cCTCTGGGCACAGGCCTGCAGATGGCAGCgctcacagcagcagcggcagcttccacagcagcagaggacctTTAGGTATTCACAATTCGTGGACCGACAAGCCAATGGGCCGGGGTGTGAACCAGCACCACAACCATCCCTCCAACTCTGACTCGTACAGGGAAAATATACCCGCCGCAGAGTTCCAACCGCCTCAGGGCAGAGAGTTGAAGCTCCCTGCAGCCAAACCCAGCGTggataaagagaagaaaacgCTCAGAGACATCATCCCGCCGCTGTGCGCGTACAGACTGAAGCCTATTAGACAGAAGACCAAAAATGCAGTT gtGAGCATCCTGGACACAGGTGAAGTGTGTATGGAGTTGTTAAAGTCTCAAAACGGTCAAGAGAGGGTCAAAGAAGTCCTTCGGATTTCCTGTGATGGTTCAATG GTGACAATATACCAGCCTAATGGTGGAAAGGGATTTCCTGTCCTGgactgtcctcctgctcctccagaaGATATTCTGATTTGTAGCTACGAGGATCTTCCAG AAAAATACTGGAAGAAGTATCAATACGCCTCCAAGTTTGTGCAGCTTGTGAAATCCAAAACTCCTAAAGTGACCCTTTACACCAAATATGCGAAGGTGATGCTGATGGAGAACTCTCCGACGGCAGACCTGGAGGTTTGCTTTTATGATG GTGCAAAGACCCACAAGACATCAGAGCTGGTGAGGGTGGTGGAGAAGAGTGGGAAGTCGTACACAGTGAAGGGAGAGGTGGGGCTGAGTGGCCTGAGCCCAGAGAGCCGGCTGTACGTGGAGCTTTCAGACGAGGGACACAGCATGTGTCTGTCCCTGGAGGCAGCCATCACAGCAGAAGAGCAGCGCAGCACCAAGAACGTCCCTTTCTTCCCCATTACAATTGGCAG GAGACCTGTCATCCCAGACTCCCTGAGCTCGTCGCCTCTGCCCTCCCACCCGGCGCCTCCTGATGCAGGATCACCTCCTCAACCTCCTCAAATCACTCCTTCA ATGATCTCCTATGACGGGTCGGATTTCACCACAGCCAGCCTGAATAAGAAAAGCTCCCCAGTGCGGCAGGATCTGGTACAAAACACAGGAAAGGTGGTGAAGTCGATATTTGTGCCCAATGTTGGATGGGCATCCCAG CTGACAAGTGGAGAGGTGTGGGTGCAGTTCAATGACGGGTCTCAGCTGGTGGTCCAGGCCGGAGTTTCCTGCATCACCTACACGTCTCCTGAGGGGAGGATCACCAG GTATAAGGAGAATGAGAAGTTGCCAGAGCATGTCAAGGAGAAGCTGCACTGTCTGTCCACCATCCTGGGACTGTTGGCCAACCCAACGGCACATCACCTACAACCCCATTGA